The genomic interval CCGATTGGACTTTATCATGCCACCTGTACGATCCCCGGAAACTTTCTGAACCACGGCCAGTACCAAGTCTCTATCATCGTGGGCCAGGTTCCAGGGCGAACAATCATCGAAGAAGACGACGTAGTGAGATTCGACGTCCACGATACCGGCGCGATCCACGAGGACTTCTTCGGCAACTGGTCGGGCCCCGTGATTCGTCCACGACTTCCGTGGAACACCATTCAAGACCTGTCGACCTGATTGCCGAAGTTTGCCCTCGTTTCACGTGATGCAGCAGCAGTTTCAACAGAGACATGACCTGTCGCTTTGCGCGTTTCAGCCTTCCATGTTCTTCTTCATGAAGGCCAGCGCATTCTGAGCCAGATATTCTTCCGTGGGGAACATGCGACGCCAGATTTTCGTCGCGGCGGCCAGTTCGGGTAAGGCCAGGCCGAACGCTTCGACAGTCAGCCACCCGTCATACTTGAGCTCTTTCAAGGTTTGGAATGTGGTCTTCCAGTCAACATGGCCTTCGCCCGGTGTCGAGCGATCATTCTCGGAAATATGCACGTGGGTCACCTGATCCCAACAGCCGCGCATCGCTGCTGTTAGATCTTTTTCCTCGATATTGGCATGGAAGGTGTCGTACATCATCTTCAGATAGGGATGGTTCGCCTCGCGACAAAATCGTGCGTCGTCGGCGGCACTGGTCAGGAAGTAGCATTCGAATCGATTGAGGTATTCACAGGCCAGCATCACCTTGTTTTGCTGGGCATGGTCAGCCACCTGATGCAGTGTTTCTAGAGCCCACTTCCATTCATCCCCGGTCGCCCCCGTTCCCGAGAACGTTCCCAGTGCCGAATGAATCGGACCACAGAGCAGGGTCCCTCCCGCGGCGGCAACCGAGTCGATCACTTTTTTCAAACGAGTCAACGCGGCCGCGCGAATCGCGGGATCGGGCGAAATTGGATTCTCGGCGTCGGCACAGACCGTGACAGCCGTGCGAGCCAATCCAAGTTCATCGAGTTTCTTCCCCAGTTTCGCGAACTTCGCGGGATCGAGATCGAACACAGGAAGCTCAACGCCATCGTATCCCCACTTCTTGATGTTCTCGAGAATGCCATAATGCGCTTCGGTCACGTCGGACGTCCAAAGCAACATATTGAGTCCGTACTTCATAGCAAAACTTTCCTCAAGAACATCAAAATCAGGATTCGACCGACACGTCGTTGACAAGCCGCACTCACTGACGGCACAGACAACCGGCGACAGTTTGACTCGCTCAAGGACTCGATTCAAGCGACGACGCAATGCCTCGCTTGACGAGGGCAGCTGATCGATCAGTTGAAGCAAAACGAGTTCCATTGCTGGAACCAGGCGATCGTGACTCGGGATACCGCATTCGATCGCGGCATTCGACGTCACAGCATTCGGTAATGCTCGGCAGGCAAAAGGTCTCGCAGCCGCTGCCGGACAAGCATTCGTCCACTCGACACGACCGCAACGGCATGATCGGGAATGGGAGATAATTTGACGCGTTGCAAAACCTGATTCAAACGCCGTAGCAACGCCTGGTCATTCTCATAAGATCGCAAAAATTGTTCGCGGCGGTAGATGTCGATGAACCAGGCCAGGCGAATCGTCGGCGACTTCGCCATGCAGTTGACGGCCGTCTGAATCGTGATGGGATCCACTCCGTCGAGAATCCGCCAGTATTCTTCGAATTGAGTCGGATATTTTTCCGCCAGAACGCCATCGAGCAGTAATTCCATCCCCACGTGGCCCAGGAAGCCGCAATGATATTGTTCGTCGCGTCCCAAGTGTTCGCGAAACCAGTGAGTCAGCTCGCCTGTCACTTCCACGAATCCGCGAGTCGCGTGGAACCAGTCGTCGTCGTTCAGATGCTGCAAAGCCCCCGCCGCGACATCCGCCTGAACCGTCGACTCGGCCGTCAGCCACGGTTCCAGGAGCCGTGGTCGCAAGCGGACTTTTCGATCCGCCACGGACAGCCAGTCGGGAATCGCCGTTCCGGCCATGTAGTACGGGCGGTCAAAATGATTCAGCGCATGCGCGAAGTAGTTCATCGTTTCTCTGCAGAATGACGGCAGCATACCGGACGACATCAGTTTAGCAGCCCGTTGAAGTAAGGGGGACAGGCACCTTGGCGTTTACGATGTCATGGCCTTTTTTACTTTGGCCGGAGCCAGTCCCCGTAACTTCAGCTGGCTGTTAGATCGCCCCCACTTGTCAGCCAGCTGAGTTACGAACGTTGAATCACCGCTTGTCGGCGACCTGAGTCGCAATAGCAATCGCTCAGATCGTTTCAACGCATCAAATCCCTTCAACATCCTCGTCGGAGTTGGCCAATGCCTCTTCCTTCAAATCCAACTTTTCTCTAGAACATGCCACCGCAATTTGCCGAGCGATCGGGTCGCCTGAAACTCAGGAATCTCGCGGTCCTTCGCCTTGGTAAACACAACTCGTCCGAAAGCGTTTGTATGGCAGGTCCACATTTTGACTATCGTGTTCGTGAGAGTGCTCGCGCGAAGTATATGAGCCTTCGCGTCAGTGTTGATCGCGGACTGGAAGTCGTGGTACCGCGGGGCTTCAATCGCAAACTGATCCCCTCGTTTCTGAACGAGAAACTGGACTGGGTTCATTCGGCAATGGCCAAGGTCGAACAGGCACGAGAGCGTCGCACGGCGACTCCCGCCGAAGTCTTGCCAACACAGATCACGCTGCCTTCGATCGGCCGCACCTGGTTTGTCGACTATCTACCGCAGGCCGGTCAGCAGGTTTCTCTGGTCGATCATGGAGACGGTCGGCTACAGATTTCCGGGCCAATCGACAGCATCCCGGCCTGCCACTCGGTCCTGCAGCGATGGCTGCGACGACAGGCATTTACCGCACTGGTACCGTGGATTCGCAGCCTGAGCGTCGAAACGGGAATCGCGTTCGTTCAGACGGCGATTCGCTGTCAGAAAAGCCGTTGGGGAAGTTGCTCATCCAGTGGAACAATCAGTCTTAACCAGAAACTGCTTTTCGTTGATCCCGACCTGGTGCGTTACGTGCTGATCCACGAACTGTGCCACATGCGCGAGATGAATCATTCGCAGCGATACTGGAATCTAGTCGGTCAGTTCTACCCCGACTATCGGATGGCGCGACGTCGCTTGAAAGAAGCCTGGTTTCAGATGCCAGTCTGGGCGGGCTAACAGCCTGTTGAAACATGGGGACAGGTACCTGAACCTTCACGGCGCCAGAATCCAGGTGGAGCCAGTCCCTGCCATTTCAATAAATCACGAAGAGCCTGTTTTCATCGCACGAGTGAAGCATCATCTGCCTTTTGGTCGCGATGAACGCCGTCTGCCATGTGACCTTCACTACAGATGGTGATCGCCAATCCGGGCGCCACTTAGCAAACTATCAACACGCTCGCGAACATTCGCGACCCGCTGGCTGACGACACGAACGGCGATACGCGTTTCATGCATAAGCAGGATTGATCCGTAAATAATCGCGCTCACGGCGACAAGCCCCGTGGCGACCCCGGCAACTTCCAGAACGATCACAAGCCTCACCCCATCCACAGGTGCCAGAACCGCACCGAGCAGCGAAATGAACGCGGCGGACGCAAACGCACCTAGGGCCACATAGAAGCTGCGAAGTGACCGCAACAAGAGCAATGCCCGTTGCTCGGCCGCTGCGAGTTCACGCAAGCGCCGCTGTGGCTCCGTTCCAGAAAAGTCTTTCGTCTCTTCAAGCTGCTTCGAAATCTCTCGTGCACGATCGACGCTGCGCGCCAGACGATTGCTGGTGCTCATGATCAGCAACGACGATGCGTTCGTGAGAATGGCAGGAGCCACGATCAGCGAAAGGACTGCGAACGGATTCGATTCCATCGTGCGGTTCGATACCTGCAAGACAAGATGAAACACAGAACGCTGCATGAAGCATGCAGGGCCGACCAGCAGTGCCTCGCGGACTGACGATCATGGCGAACGCAGTGTACTTCGTAACCTGGAAAAAGAAAAAAGGGTCCGCACTGGATCAGTACGAACCCTTTGAATTCACGATCGCTTCGTGAAACCGAAATCAGTTGCTGGCTGGCTTCGGAGCTTCGGCTGGCGGAGGAGCCGGAGCGTTGGTTGGAGCTGGCGTTGGCGACGAAATCGTCGCTGGAGCTGCTACTGCTGGAGCAGCGCTGCAGCCGCTGGTGCAACCGGTTGCGACAGCCGTCGTACCGCAGGTGTTGCATCCAGTGTTGCAGGTGTTGCAAACTGGAGCTGGAGCGGCGCAACCGCATGATGGTGCCGGAGCGGCACAGCAACGGGTGCGATGGCAGCGAACGCGTGGTTGCTTGCAGCAACGAGCTTCAGCCGAGGATGCGACCGAGAACAGGACCGCAGCAGCGGCCAACATACAAAATGCGCGACTCATATCTCACTCCTTCACAAATCACGGGAGACCAACACGAGAAAGACCGACCATCGGCTTCCTCAATTCATTCCTCGCCTGAGACTCTCAACGGTTGATGTCGCAGGTGAAAAAGTTGTCAGTCTAGAGAGTATTCTCCGACTTTCCCGTCTACGTCGTGTGCAGAATATCAGGGAGATACTCGTTGTCAAACGACCCCGGAAGTTTTATTTCCCCCAGATTCGCGCTACGCAGGTTGAGTAACTTGACAATTGGAAATGACATTCAACCAACGTCACGCCGCTTCTAACCGCGCGATCGGGCGAGGGCTTCACGCAGGGGAACGAGCATCTGTCCCATCGTCGGCCAACGGTCGCGCGGATCACGCGCTAAACCGCGCATGATTGTGTTCGCAACGACGGGATCGATGTCGGGAACAAGCTTCTGCAATTCTTTGGGAGGAATATTGATGTGCTGGACAACGGCTTCCAATGTCTCACCACCGGGCCAGGGAAGCTCACGTGTGTACATTTCAAAACAGGTCACAGCATAGGCAAAAATATCAATTCTCTGATCTGTACGTTGACGCTTGATCAACTCCGGCGCCATGTAGACGGCGGTCCCCGTTCGATTCCCCGGAGCCTGATACTCAGGCGTGTTCGGTACCACCAGACCGAAATCGATCAACTTCAGTGACAGATCCTGACTGATCACGATATTCCGCGGACAGATATCGCGATGAATCCAGTTCTGTCGGTGGAAGTATTCGATCGCCTCTCCCAGCTCCACGATAAAGCGCAGGCGATTCTTCTTCATCACTTCGTTCTGTACATCGACCAGATAACTCAGCGACATTCCTTCGATGAACTCCATCACCAGGAACTGCTCGTTGTCTTTCGTCACCCCGTGCTCGAAGGTCTGCACGATATGGGGATGCTTCAGAGTGACTGCGATATCGCCCTCGATCGGCTTCGGTTCTTTCATCTTCAAGAAGCGAGATTCCAATCGCTTCGTCTTTTCGCGATCAAGAACTTTGACCGCCACCGTCTTGCCCGTGCGCTGATCAACGGCACGCCAGACCTTCGACATGCTGCCTTGTCCCACTCGGCACACCAATTGAAACCGCGCACCGATATCGACTTTGGCAACGCGGCGCCGGGGACTAAGCAACTTTTTGAGGAAGTTCAACATGGGATTGAATACGAAACGAACTCGCTTCGCCACCACGAGGGAAATCGTTCGACGTTCAACAGTGATTACATTCCGCAATAGTCAATCAAACGCGAGATTTCCGTTCTCAATTCGGGTCTTGGCACAATTCGATCAATGAATCCATGCTCCAGCAGAAACTCACTGGTCTGAAAACCCGCCGGCAAGTCAATCTTGCATGTCGCACGCACGACACGCGGCCCCGCGAAGCCGACGAGCGCTTTGGGCTCGGCCAATGTGATATCGCCCAACGATGCAAAGCTGGCCGCCACGCCCCCCATGGTCGGGTTCGTCAGCACCGAGATATACAATCCGCCCGCCGCTTGGAATCGCCCCAGCGCCGCGCTGACCTTACCCATTTGCATCAGCGACAGAATTCCTTCGTGCATTCGCGCGCCACCGCCTGATCCGCTCAGAATCACCAGCGGCAGTTTCAGGCGTGTTGCTTCTTCGACGGACCGGGTCAGCATCTCGCCGACGACCGATCCCATACTTCCCATAATGAACGACGAATCGGTCAACGCGAACACAAGTGGGCGACCGCGCATGTATCCGCGCCCGGCAATGCACGCATCGCGCATTCCCGTCTTCTGCTGTTCGAGGACCAGACGTTCTTTGTACGGCTTGGAGTCCGCAAAACCGAGCGGATCCTTTGAAGTCAGGTTGCCAAACCATTCTTCAAAACTGTCTTCGTCCAAGAGTTGCTGAATCCGCACTCGACCCGGAACCAGAAAGTGGTGCCGACAGTCAGGACACAGATACAGATTTTGCTCGACCTGCTTCCGATAAACGGTGTTCTTACACGAAGGACACTGGATCCACAGACCTTCGGGAACGCCGCGTTTTTTTCGCGGCGCTTCACCGTTCAGTTCGGTCTTATGAACGTCTCGCTGCTGAGGAGGAATATCCGAATTCATCCGCTTTTGTTCCATCTTCGCCAGGGTTTCATGCGTGATTGTGTCTGAGGACGAAGTCATTATTTCCGTTTCGCGACTTGTCAGGAAAAAATCTGTCAGGGAAAAATGCGGCTTGTGATTTGAGACGCAGGCATCGGATGCGGGACAGGATGCGTTCCCTTCGTCGCGAGGCCCCTTCGATTCTACAGAGTCTCGATTTAATTGGCCAATTCCGCTTTCGCAAATTGCGCATCCAGGTCGTAAGAGGCTTTAAAATCCCCGGCACCAACCGTTCACTCAACTGCCAACCGTAGCTGGTCACTATGCATGTTCGCTATAAGGAAATTCCTCCGCTCCACGAAATCGGACAGGTTTTATCATGATTCGCTGGTTCATCGTCGCTTTTTTTGCCACCACGTGCGTACCACTGGCCTTCGCCGAGAATTGGCCAGGCTGGCGAGGTCCACGCGGCGATGGCAGCAGTCTCGACACCAACGTTCCGACCGAATGGAACGTCGAAACCAATCAGAACCTGACATGGAAGACAGAAATTCCCTACACGGGACATTCGTCACCCATTGTCTGGGACGATCACGTGTTCGTGACGGGCGCCGATGAAAATCAATTGCGTCGAATGCTGATGGCCTTCCATCGAACAACGGGAGAACTTCTCTGGGAAGAGGTCGTCAGTGAATCACCGTTGGAACACAAACACAAGTTGAACAGTTGGGCGTCGGGAACCCCTGCGACGGACGGTCAGTAT from Schlesneria paludicola DSM 18645 carries:
- a CDS encoding sugar phosphate isomerase/epimerase family protein; amino-acid sequence: MKYGLNMLLWTSDVTEAHYGILENIKKWGYDGVELPVFDLDPAKFAKLGKKLDELGLARTAVTVCADAENPISPDPAIRAAALTRLKKVIDSVAAAGGTLLCGPIHSALGTFSGTGATGDEWKWALETLHQVADHAQQNKVMLACEYLNRFECYFLTSAADDARFCREANHPYLKMMYDTFHANIEEKDLTAAMRGCWDQVTHVHISENDRSTPGEGHVDWKTTFQTLKELKYDGWLTVEAFGLALPELAAATKIWRRMFPTEEYLAQNALAFMKKNMEG
- a CDS encoding M48 family metallopeptidase — protein: MAGPHFDYRVRESARAKYMSLRVSVDRGLEVVVPRGFNRKLIPSFLNEKLDWVHSAMAKVEQARERRTATPAEVLPTQITLPSIGRTWFVDYLPQAGQQVSLVDHGDGRLQISGPIDSIPACHSVLQRWLRRQAFTALVPWIRSLSVETGIAFVQTAIRCQKSRWGSCSSSGTISLNQKLLFVDPDLVRYVLIHELCHMREMNHSQRYWNLVGQFYPDYRMARRRLKEAWFQMPVWAG
- a CDS encoding DUF2721 domain-containing protein, with the protein product MESNPFAVLSLIVAPAILTNASSLLIMSTSNRLARSVDRAREISKQLEETKDFSGTEPQRRLRELAAAEQRALLLLRSLRSFYVALGAFASAAFISLLGAVLAPVDGVRLVIVLEVAGVATGLVAVSAIIYGSILLMHETRIAVRVVSQRVANVRERVDSLLSGARIGDHHL
- a CDS encoding serine/threonine protein kinase → MAKRVRFVFNPMLNFLKKLLSPRRRVAKVDIGARFQLVCRVGQGSMSKVWRAVDQRTGKTVAVKVLDREKTKRLESRFLKMKEPKPIEGDIAVTLKHPHIVQTFEHGVTKDNEQFLVMEFIEGMSLSYLVDVQNEVMKKNRLRFIVELGEAIEYFHRQNWIHRDICPRNIVISQDLSLKLIDFGLVVPNTPEYQAPGNRTGTAVYMAPELIKRQRTDQRIDIFAYAVTCFEMYTRELPWPGGETLEAVVQHINIPPKELQKLVPDIDPVVANTIMRGLARDPRDRWPTMGQMLVPLREALARSRG
- the accD gene encoding acetyl-CoA carboxylase, carboxyltransferase subunit beta; amino-acid sequence: MNSDIPPQQRDVHKTELNGEAPRKKRGVPEGLWIQCPSCKNTVYRKQVEQNLYLCPDCRHHFLVPGRVRIQQLLDEDSFEEWFGNLTSKDPLGFADSKPYKERLVLEQQKTGMRDACIAGRGYMRGRPLVFALTDSSFIMGSMGSVVGEMLTRSVEEATRLKLPLVILSGSGGGARMHEGILSLMQMGKVSAALGRFQAAGGLYISVLTNPTMGGVAASFASLGDITLAEPKALVGFAGPRVVRATCKIDLPAGFQTSEFLLEHGFIDRIVPRPELRTEISRLIDYCGM